In Streptomyces pluripotens, the genomic window GCCCATCCATTTCATTCGTTTCACCTGTTTCGTCTGCTTCATCCGCTCATCCGCGTACGTACAAGGGCTCGCCCGGAGGCGCGGTCCCGGCCGGCAGTACCGCCAGGTCGAGGCCGCGTACCAGGCGGGCCCTCAGTGTTTCGTCAGCGGCCAGACGCTCGGCGACCGCGCGGGCCGACTCGGCCGGTGGGGCGGACGGGTCCAGCACGAGGGCGAGGGTGCCGTCGGCCTGCCCGGGCCCGAGATGAGCGCGCAGCACGGCGGGCTCCTCTGCCACGAGCGTACGAACGGCCTCGACCACGGCGGGATCGGCGAGCGGATCGGTGCTGGTGCGGCCCTCGGCAAGGGCGAGCAGCGCCGGGCCGGTCAGCTCGAACGGAACCGGTCCAGCGAGGTCCAGTACCACCGTGTCCGCCTTCTCGTGCGCAGCGGCCTGCAGCGCCTGGTGCAGGGGGACGGCTACGGGGCGGGCCCCGGGGTCCCAGCGCGCGAGGGAGTCCGTGGAGGTGAAGGCGGGCAGGGCGGTACGGTGGCCGGCCTTCAGCGTGGGTACGGCCATCTCGCTGGTCTTCTCCCGGCGCAGCCCGTTCTCGTCCTCCTCCACCTCGCCCAGTACGGCGACGACGGGGACGAGCAGGCGGGCGCCCTTGAGCGCTTCCAGGACGGGACCTGCGGCACTGCGGTCCTCGGCCCAGGCGGCGAGGGCGGCGCTCAGCCGGGGATCGGCGGAACCGTCGTCGTCGGAGTAGCCGGGGTCGGGAATGTTCTTGTTCGCCACGGTCACCGACCCTATAGGGGAGGAACTGCGGCGCTTGTGCGGGGTTGGCAACCGCCGTCGCACGAGCGACTCACAGGAATCTCAGCGTTTCCTGACGTGGCTCTCAGGTTCGCCCAACGGAGCACACAGCGCGCAC contains:
- a CDS encoding SseB family protein, with protein sequence MANKNIPDPGYSDDDGSADPRLSAALAAWAEDRSAAGPVLEALKGARLLVPVVAVLGEVEEDENGLRREKTSEMAVPTLKAGHRTALPAFTSTDSLARWDPGARPVAVPLHQALQAAAHEKADTVVLDLAGPVPFELTGPALLALAEGRTSTDPLADPAVVEAVRTLVAEEPAVLRAHLGPGQADGTLALVLDPSAPPAESARAVAERLAADETLRARLVRGLDLAVLPAGTAPPGEPLYVRG